A segment of the Campylobacter vulpis genome:
ACAAATTACGCAAAATGACGAAGCATTAAAGAAAGATGATGAAAAATAACAAAGAAGAAGGGAATTTTTGGATAGCTTATGCGGATTTAATGGCGGGACTGCTTTTTATCTTCATACTTCTAATCGGTGCTATCGTGGTTAAATATGTCTTAACCCAAAGTGATTTAAGGGCAATTAAAGAAAATTTAAACACACAAGAAGCAAATTTAGAACTTAGCAAACAAGCCTTAAAAGACAAAGAATCCATAGTGTTTCAACTTAGCAAAGAGCTCAATTCCACCGCAACTTCCCTTAGCCTAATTCATAGTCAAAAAACAGAACTTGAAAACAATATTAGCGCTTTAAGCAAAAATTTAAAAAATAATATCGATGAAAAAGACAGGCAAATTCTCATCTTACTCAATCAAATCGAACTCAAAGAAAAAGAATTAAAAGCCGTTCAACAGGATTTCAAAGAAGCTAAAGAAAAAGTAGAAAATTTAAGCTTTATCAGGGAGAATTTAAGCAAAGAATTACAAAAAAAACTTGATGAAAATATCAGTATAGACCAAAAAACAGGGGCGATTTCCTTACCAGCAGAAGTGCTTTTTGACAAGGATTCTTTCATTTTAAAAGATGAAGCGAAGATGAGCCTTAAGAAAATTTTAAGTGGATATTTGACAGGAATTTTAGACGATGAAAATATCAGCAAAAATATTGAAAATATCATCATCGAAGGACACACAGACAGCGACGGCTCTTATATTTACAATCTTGATTTATCACAAAAAAGGGCTTATGAGGTGATGAGTTTTATTTATAGTTTTTACAAAGATGAAAGATTGCAAAAGCTTTTAATGGCAAGTGGAAGGAGCTTTTCTGTGCCGATTTTAAAAAATGGCGTGGAGGACAAAGACTTAAGCCGTAGGATTGAGATTAAGTTTAGTCTTAAAAATGACATAGCCTTAGAGGAGCTTGAAAATTTCTTTGAATTCCGCTAGTGTGCTTGAAAAAAGGCGTTTTAAAGATTTAGAATTTTATCTTAAACGCGATGATTTATTGGGAGAACTTAATGGCAATAAGGCAAGAAAACTTCGCTTTTATCTTAAGCAAAACTACCCTCAAAATCAACGCTTTGTAAGTTACGGAGGCTCACAAAGTAACGCCCTAGCCGCTCTTAGCATTTTTGCAAAAAATCATAAACTCATCTTTGTATGTGAAAAAATTTCAAATTTTTTAAAACAAAATCCTTGTGGAAATTACGCCCTAGCTCTGCAAAATGAAGTAGAAATTTTAGAAAATTTACATTTTCAAAATCATAGAGAAATGGCACTTAGCCTCTGTAAAAAAGGAGATATTTTTATCGAAGAGGGCATAGCGAATCAAAATGCCGAGTTTGGCTACAAAGAACTTGCCAAAGAATTAAAAGAGCATAGCAAAGAGCAAGGCGTGAAATTTGACATTTTCTTACCCTCGGGCACAGGCACATCTGCTGCCTTTTTAGCCAAACATAGCGAATTTAGAGTTTTTACCTGTGCTTGTGTGGGAGGAAGTGCCTATTTAAAAGAGCAAATCTTAAGGCTTGAACCGCTTTATGATTTTTCTAATCTTTTCATTTTAGAGCCACTTAAAAAATACCATTTTGCCAAGCCTTATGCAGAATTTTACACTCTATATCACACCTTAAAGCAAGAATGTGGCGTAGAATTTGACCTACTTTACGATATGCTAGGTTTTAGCACTCTAATGCTTCACAAAAATAAACTTAAAAACCCTCTTTATATCCATCAAGGTGGGCTTTTAGGAAATGAAACTATGCTGCAAAGATACGCTTTTAAAGGCTTTAGCTTACCATACCAAAATAAAAAATCACCAAGATAATCAAAGGCACAACAAATTTCACATAGTAAAACCAAACGCTAAGCCATACACTTTTTAACGCACCCTCATTAGAAAGCTCTTTTAAGCACACTTCTTTTTTTAATACCCAGCCTACATAAATGCAACACAAAAATGCTGTTAAAACAAAAAGCACATTACCACTAATAAAATCAAAGGTATCAAAAATATTTTTACCCTTAATCAAAATCACATCACTCAAAGGTCCATAAGTTAAAATACAAGGCAAATTCCCAAGCACAAAAATCACGCCTAAAGTAAGATTAATAGCGACTTTTTTCTTAAGCTTAAATTTCTCCTCCAAAACGCTAATTATCACTTGATAAATAGGCAAACTAGTCGTTAGTGCTGCAATAAGCAAAAGAAAGAAAAACAAAGCACAAATCAAGGTCCCAAAATGAATATAAGAAAATGCTATGGGTAGAGTTTCAAAGACTAAAGAAGGACCCTTATCTGGAGCTAAATTTGCCGAAAAAAGTGCTGGGAAAATCATAAAACCCGCCAAAACCGCAATAAG
Coding sequences within it:
- a CDS encoding 1-aminocyclopropane-1-carboxylate deaminase/D-cysteine desulfhydrase; the encoded protein is MSLNSASVLEKRRFKDLEFYLKRDDLLGELNGNKARKLRFYLKQNYPQNQRFVSYGGSQSNALAALSIFAKNHKLIFVCEKISNFLKQNPCGNYALALQNEVEILENLHFQNHREMALSLCKKGDIFIEEGIANQNAEFGYKELAKELKEHSKEQGVKFDIFLPSGTGTSAAFLAKHSEFRVFTCACVGGSAYLKEQILRLEPLYDFSNLFILEPLKKYHFAKPYAEFYTLYHTLKQECGVEFDLLYDMLGFSTLMLHKNKLKNPLYIHQGGLLGNETMLQRYAFKGFSLPYQNKKSPR
- a CDS encoding OmpA family protein, whose amino-acid sequence is MKNNKEEGNFWIAYADLMAGLLFIFILLIGAIVVKYVLTQSDLRAIKENLNTQEANLELSKQALKDKESIVFQLSKELNSTATSLSLIHSQKTELENNISALSKNLKNNIDEKDRQILILLNQIELKEKELKAVQQDFKEAKEKVENLSFIRENLSKELQKKLDENISIDQKTGAISLPAEVLFDKDSFILKDEAKMSLKKILSGYLTGILDDENISKNIENIIIEGHTDSDGSYIYNLDLSQKRAYEVMSFIYSFYKDERLQKLLMASGRSFSVPILKNGVEDKDLSRRIEIKFSLKNDIALEELENFFEFR